From the genome of Impatiens glandulifera chromosome 9, dImpGla2.1, whole genome shotgun sequence, one region includes:
- the LOC124914131 gene encoding nuclear transcription factor Y subunit B-3: protein MADSDNESGGYNNGGGGDFSTKEQDRFLPIANVSRIMKKALPANAKISKDAKETVQECVSEFISFITGEASDKCQREKRKTINGDDLLWAMTTLGFEDYVEPLKVYLAKFREMEGEKSSMGVVRTGDNGSGGGGAADAGGGSGGGGGGVNSSNSGGVFNGGGIYGGMQGGSMMMMGHHQGSMYGSGGFHQMSGGIGVEKSRAAGGTPVVRPR from the coding sequence ATGGCGGATTCCGATAACGAGTCAGGTGGGTATAACAACGGCGGCGGCGGTGACTTTTCAACGAAGGAACAAGACAGGTTTCTTCCGATCGCAAACGTAAGCAGGATTATGAAGAAAGCTTTACCGGCGAACGCTAAGATTTCAAAAGATGCAAAGGAAACTGTTCAGGAATGTGTATCGGAGTTCATCAGTTTCATCACCGGTGAGGCTTCTGATAAGTGTCAAAGAGAGAAACGTAAGACAATCAACGGAGACGATCTTCTTTGGGCTATGACTACTTTGGGATTTGAAGACTACGTTGAGCCACTTAAAGTCTATCTAGCGAAATTTCGTGAGATGGAAGGTGAAAAGAGTTCAATGGGTGTTGTCCGGACTGGAGACAACGGTTCTGGTGGTGGAGGAGCGGCGGATGCAGGCGGAGGAAGcggcggtggtggtggtggagtgAATTCATCGAACTCTGGTGGTGTGTTTAATGGTGGTGGGATCTATGGTGGGATGCAAGGTggttcgatgatgatgatgggtcATCATCAAGGATCGATGTATGGTTCAGGTGGGTTTCATCAGATGAGTGGAGGGATCGGAGTTGAAAAGAGTCGTGCCGCCGGCGGAACGCCGGTGGTTAGACCAAGGTAG
- the LOC124915913 gene encoding LOW QUALITY PROTEIN: ATP synthase subunit beta, chloroplastic-like (The sequence of the model RefSeq protein was modified relative to this genomic sequence to represent the inferred CDS: inserted 3 bases in 2 codons; deleted 1 base in 1 codon; substituted 1 base at 1 genomic stop codon), protein MPFSPGKMSNIYNALMVKCRDTTGQPINVTCDVQQLLXNNRVRVVAMSATDSLTRGMKVIDTRAPLSVPVGGATLGRIFNVLGESIDNXLDTSTTSFIQKYVPPXIQLDTKLSIFETGIKVVDLLAPYRRGGKIGLFGGAGVGKTVLIMELINNIAKAHGGVSVFGGVGERTREGNDLYMEMKESGVINEQNFGESKVALVYGQMNEPPGARMRVGLTALTMAEYFRDVNEQDVLLFIDNIFRFVQAGSEVSALLGRMPSAVGYQPTLSTEMGSLQERITSTKEGSITSIQAVYVPADDLTDPAPATTFAHLDATTVLSRGLAAKGIYPAVDPLDSTSTMLQPRIVGEEHYEIAQRVKQTLQRYKELQDIIAILGLDELSEEDRLTVARARKIERFLSQPFFVAEVFTGSPGKYVGLAETIRGFQLILSGELDGLPEQAFYLVGNIDEATAKAIKLEMECECY, encoded by the exons CTTTTTCGCCGGGCAAGATGTCGAATATTTATAACGCTCTGATGGTTAAGTGTCGAGATACTACCGGTCAACCAATTAATGTGACTTGTGATGTACAACAATTATTATGAAACAATCGAGTTAGAGTTGTGGCTATGAGTGCTACAGATAGTCTAACAAGAGGAATGAAGGTGATTGACACTAGGGCTCCTCTAAGCGTTCCAGTTGGT GGGGCGACTCTGGGACGAATTTTCAATGTGCTGGGAGAGTCTATTGATAA TTTAGATACTAGCACAACATCGTTTATTCAAAAATATGTGCCAC CTATACAGTTAGATacaaaattatctatttttgAAACAGGAATTAAAGTAGTAGATCTTTTAGCCCCGTATCGCCGTGGAGGAAAAATCGGATTATTTGGGGGAGCTGGAGTGGGTAAAACAGTACTTATTATGGAATTGATTAACAATATTGCCAAAGCCCACGGAGGCGTATCCGTATTTGGCGGAGTAGGTGAACGTACCCGTGAAGGAAATGATCTTTACATGGAAATGAAAGAATCTGGGGTAATTAATGAACAAAATTTTGGAGAATCAAAAGTGGCTCTAGTTTACGGTCAGATGAATGAACCGCCGGGAGCTCGTATGAGAGTTGGTTTGACTGCCCTAACTATGGCGGAATATTTCCGAGATGTTAATGAACAAGACGTACTTCTATTTATTGACAACATCTTCCGTTTTGTCCAAGCGGGATCTGAAGTATCTGCGTTATTGGGTAGAATGCCCTCCGCTGTGGGTTATCAACCTACCCTTAGTACCGAAATGGGTTCTTTACAAGAAAGAATTACTTCTACTAAAGAAGGGTCCATAACTTCTATTCAAGCCGTTTATGTCCCCGCAGACGATTTGACTGACCCTGCTCCCGCTACGACATTTGCACATTTAGATGCTACTACCGTACTATCAAGAGGTTTAGCTGCCAAGGGTATCTATCCAGCGGTAGATCCTTTAGATTCAACGTCAACTATGCTTCAACCCCGGATCGTTGGTGAGGAACATTATGAAATTGCGCAAAGGGTTAAGCAAACTTTACAACGTTACAAAGAACTTCAAGACATTATAGCTATCCTCGGATTAGACGAATTATCTGAAGAGGATCGTTTAACCGTGGCAAGAGCACGAAAAATTGAGCGTTTTTTATCACAACCCTTTTTCGTAGCAGAAGTATTTACCGGTTCTCCGGGAAAATATGTTGGTCTAGCAGAAACAATTAGGGGCTTTCAATTAATTCTTTCCGGAGAATTAGATGGTCTTCCTGAACAGGCTTTTTATTTGGTAGGAAACATCGATGAAGCTACTGCGAAGGCTATTAAATTAGAAATGGAGTGCGAATgctattaa